The Bemisia tabaci chromosome 8, PGI_BMITA_v3 genome has a segment encoding these proteins:
- the LOC109039296 gene encoding CTP synthase: MKYILVTGGVISGVGKGVVSSSFGAILRACGLHVTAIKIDPYMNIDAGTFSPYEHGEVFVLDDGGEVDIDLGNYERFLDITLNSDNSITTGKINQQVIAKERKGEYLGKTVQIVPHMSNAIIDWVEDVASRPIKSDGDDDDTPPSVPDVCIVELGGTVGDIEGRPYTEAFRPFSRKHHGSFCVAHVSYVPQPASTKEHKTRPTRQSVKELQDCGLLPDLLVCRSENPIPLPVKEKISSFCNVGLDEVICLHDQSSIYYVPLVLRDQGILEYFQKRLCLEYKVPLSTNVLSSWEALTKKLETVRREVNIVLVGKYIKLHDAYASVIKALQHASLQANYKLNLKFVNAENLEVDAEKTNPDLFHESWMTVCNSDGVIVPGGFGKRGMEGKIAVIKWCRTLKKPFLGICLGLHAAVIEFARNVLGHKDANSTEMDPECKHPVISDMPGHTNIDMGGTMRLGRQTTVFSKEHMDYSVVRKLYGNRKEIKERHRHRYEVNQKYLQELENNGLYFVGTDVDGLRMEILELDTDKHPYFIATQFHPEYLSRPMKPSPPFLGFILAATNNLESYLKYGLDQLS; this comes from the exons ATGAAGTATATTTTAGTGACCGGCGGTGTCATCAGCGGCGTCGGTAAAGGAGTTGTCTCCAGTTCGTTTGGAGCCATTTTAAGAGCCTGTGGACTCCATGTGACAGcaataaaaattgacccttaCATGAATATTGATGCCGGGACCTTTTCACCATATGAACATG GAGAAGTTTTTGTCCTCGATGATGGCGGCGAAGTGGATATTGACCTGGGAAACTATGAGAGATTTCTCGACATCACACTAAATAGCGACAATAGCATAACAACAGGAAAGATAAACCAACAAGTAATAGcaaaagaaaggaaaggagAGTACCTTGGTAAAACTGTTCAAA TTGTACCCCACATGTCTAATGCGATCATTGATTGGGTAGAAGATGTTGCTTCTCGCCCCATCAAAAGTGATGGTGATGACGATGACACTCCTCCCTCAGTTCCAGAT GTTTGCATAGTGGAATTAGGTGGCACAGTCGGTGACATTGAAGGAAGACCATACACAGAAGCTTTTCGTCCCTTTTCACGAAAGCATCATGGTAGCttctgtgttgctcacgtatcTTATGTACCCCAG CCTGCATCAACTAAAGAACACAAAACGAGACCAACACGTCAGAGTGTAAAGGAGTTGCAAGATTGCGGGCTGTTGCCCGATCTTCTCGTTTGTCGAAGTGAAAATCCTATCCCACTACCAgtgaaagagaaaatttcaagtttttgcaATGTTGGACTCGATGAG GTCATCTGTCTGCATGATCAGAGCTCAATCTATTATGTGCCTCTAGTTTTGCGAGATCAAGGCATTCTAGAATATTTCCAAAAGCGGCTTTGTCTTGAGTACAAAGTCCCGCTTTCAACAAATGTCCTTAGCAGCTGGGAAGCTCTAACCAAGAAACTGGAGACTGTAAGGCGTGAAGTGAATATAGTATTAGTGGGAAAGTATATCAAGCTTCATGATGCTTACGCATCCGTGATTAAAGCGTTGCAGCATGCTTCATTGCAGGCAAATTATAAGCTGAATCTCAAATTTGTAAACGCAGAAAATCTGGAGGTCGATGCTGAAAAGACGAACCCAGACCTATTTCATGAGAGCTGGATGACAGTGTGTAACAGCGA CGGTGTTATTGTTCCTGGAGGTTTTGGCAAACGAGGAATGGAAGGTAAAATAGCTGTGATAAAATGGTGCCGAACATTGAAAAAACCATTTTTAGGCATTTGTCTTGGCTTACATGCAGCTGTAATTGAGTTTGCAAG GAATGTGTTGGGTCACAAAGATGCCAATTCTACAGAAATGGATCCAGAATGCAAACATCCGGTGATATCAGACATGCCTGGCCACACTAATATTGACATGGGAGGCACCATGCGGTTAGGAAGGCAAACCACGGTATTTTCGAAGGAGCACATGGACTACTCAGTCGTCC GAAAACTCTATGGCaacagaaaagaaataaaagaaagacACAGACACAGGTACGAAGTTAATCAAAAGTATTTGCAAGAGCTCGAAAACAATGGCCTATACTTCGTGG GGACTGATGTGGACGGACTACGAATGGAAATTCTAGAGCTTGACACCGACAAGCATCCTTACTTCATTGCAACGCAATTTCATCCGGAGTATCTAAGCCGTCCGATGAAGCCGTCTCCGCCTTTCCTAGGATTTATTCTAGCAGCAACCAATAATCTTGAGTCGTATCTGAAATATGGTCTTGACCAACTATCGTAA
- the Kpc2 gene encoding ubiquitin-associated domain-containing protein 1, with product MIAWACKKFNSGFFSDKESKNEEKSETSKHSMLAEDEPSCSQKVKLTVVGLEGHVWTLEVPVNTTVDKLKNSILSRFYNSQDSLKSSANYYLVDVAGKKVLNGTCTILEEDLSDKDEILLVERNIQPKKVLPEDERGPTMEEIEKATKHLVPQNTNGPIPKPHRPSDTQNDIQRMFISLAETSSRILSANPDANEIYEVIVSKLDLHSKNAPDPQIVKQLEEMGFPKKQVIAALALKKQNATEALECLLDGSLETLKASDTSIPNSIDLDPPENANASLAEKISHLLKICITVNAKRNNNDLGNDKMLQFLVDSGLARSSSPELLSKTDSDQSELTEVSSDGSKLEEGINLGAGSSQQMGLDRNDPVYKALHTNPAIILGLNNPKTLLALISIVDSPSAANLWLNDPDTSSVLNQIFKTYHTEKHAVGR from the exons ATGATAGCGTGGGCATGCAAGAAGTTTAACTCTGGTTTCTTCAGTGACAAGGAATccaaaaatgaggagaaaagtGAAACGTCGAAGCATAGTATGCTAGCAGAGGACGAACCGTCATGTAGCCAGAAAGTTAAATTAACTGTTGTTGGCCTGGAAGGACATGTGTGGACATTGGAAGTGCCTGTAAATACAACAGTTGAcaagttgaaaaattcaatccTTAGTCGGTTTTACAACTCCCAAGATAGTCTTAAATCAAGTGCAAATTACTACCTTGTTGACGTTGCTGGGAAGAAAGTTCTCAACGGAACTTGCACAATCCTAGAGGAGGATTTAAGCGATAAAG ATGAAATCTTACTTGTTGAACGAAATATCCAACCAAAGAAAGTATTACCAGAAGATGAGAGAGGTCCCACAATggaggaaatcgaaaaggctACGAAACATCTAGTTCCACAAAATACCAATGGTCCTATCCCGAAGCCTCACCGACCATCAGAT ACTCAAAACGATATTCAGAGAATGTTCATTTCCCTGGCTGAAACATCATCGCGAATCTTATCAGCAAACCCGGATGCAAATGAAATCTACGAGGTGATAGTATCAAAACTTGACTTGCATTCCAAAAATGCTCCTGACCCTCAAATTGTCAAACAACTGGAGGAAATGGGATTTCCTAAGAAGCAAGTCATTGCTGCTCTCGCTTTGAAAAA GCAAAATGCAACAGAGGCGCTTGAATGTTTGTTAGATGGGTCATTAGAAACTCTCAAAGCCTCAGACACAAGCATTCCAAACAGTATAGATTTGGACCCTCCGGAAAATGCCAATGCAAGTCTAGCAGAAAAAATTAGCCACCTTTTAAAAATCTGTATCACAGTTAATGCAAAACGCAACAATAATGATCTTGGAAACGATAAAATGCTACAGTTTCTGGTCGATTCAGGCCTCGCACGGAGCAGTTCCCCAGAATTGCTGAGCAAGACTGACAGTGACCAATCTGAGTTG ACTGAGGTTTCTTCTGATGGAAGCAAACTGGAGGAAGGAATCAACCTGGGAGCAGGGAGCAGCCAACAGATGGGGCTGGATCGCAACGATCCTGTTTACAAAGCACTTCACACAAATCCTGCAATTATCCTTGGTCTCAATAATCCTAAAACTCTCCTAG